CGGCTCTCCAAGTGCATAACGACGGCGCGCGCCTCCTGCCCCGCCTCAACCTCCTTCGGTGCTCACGCACCAAGCAACACCGGAGCACTCGTCCCTCGTGACGAGTGCTCTTCCCTTTGTGAAACGCTCATCCTGATACCACTACTCCCTAGCTTACTATCCCCTAGCTCACTATGCGCGTACCTCCCCGATCCCGCCCTTCATGTAGAACTGCTGCTCGGGGACGTCGTCGAGATCGCCGTTGAGGATCATCTTGAATCCCTTGACCGTGTCCTCGCGCTTCACGTATGCGCCGGGCGTGCCCGTGAACGTCTCGGCCACGAAGAACGGCTGGGAGAGGAACTTCTGCACCTTGCGCGCGCGGGACACGGTCCGCTTGTCCTCCTCGGAGAGCTCCTCCATGCCGAGAATTGCGATGATGTCCTGGAGGTCCTTGTAGCGCTGGAGGACGCGCTGGACGCCGCGTGTGACGTCGTAGTGCTCAGTGCCTACGATCGCTGGATCAAGAATCGTGGATGTCGAGTCCAACGGGTCCACTGCCGGATAGATGCCGAGCTCCGCGAGCGATCGCGCGAGCACGACCGTGGAGTCCAGGTGGGAAAACGTCGTCGCTGGTGCCGGATCGGTGAGGTCGTCCGCGGGAACGTACACGGCCTGCACGGAGGTGATGGACCCGTCCGTGGTGGAGGTGATGCGCTCCTGGAGCTCGCCCATCTCCTGCGCGAGTGTCGGCTGGTACCCCACGGCGGACGGAATGCGGCCGAGGAGCGCGGACACCTCGGAGCCGGCCTGTGTAAATCGAAAGATATTGTCTATGAACAAGAGAACGTCCTGCTTCGCCTCGTCGCGGAAGTACTCGGCCATCGTGAGACCGGAGAGTGCCACGCGAGCGCGTGCGCCGGGCGGTTCATTCATCTGCCCAAAGACGAGCGTCGTCTTATCGAGCACGCCGGACTCGCGCATCTCGTGGTAGAGGTCGTTCCCCTCGCGCGTGCGCTCGCCCACACCGGCGAAGACGGACACGCCGCCGTGCTCCTGTGCGATGTTGCGGATGAGCTCCATGATAATGACGGTCTTCCCGACGCCCGCACCGCCAAAGAGCCCCACCTTGCCGCCCTTGAGAATGGGACACACGAGGTCCACCACCTTGATGCCGGTCTCCAGCACTTCCGCTTTCGTGGACTGCTTGATGAACGCGGGCGCGGGACGATGGATCGGCCACGTCGTTTTTGCCTGGATGGGTTCCTTTCCGTCAATCACCTCACCGATGACGTTGAACATGCGCCCGAGCGTCTCCTTGCCGACCGGTACACTGATCGGTGCGCCCGTGTCACGCACCTCCATGCCGCGACGCAGCCCGTCCGTCGTCTGCATGGCAATGCAGCGCACCTCGGAGCTGCCGAGCTGCTGCTGGACCTCAAGAACCACGCGCCCATCCGCGTGCTCCACCACGAGCGCGGTGCCGATTGCCGGCGGAACGCCCTCCGTGATGACATCAACGACCGGGCCGAGAATTTTCGTAATGGTTGTCATAGGTATGAACGTTGCCGCCTCCTTATAATCAGCGCATGATCTGTGCTATCTGCGCAGCGATCTCCCTCAGTGTGCGAGCGCAGCACTCCCCGCGCTGATTTCTGCAATTTCTTGGGTGATGACGGCCTGCCGCGCGCGGTTGAATGACAGCGAGAGCGCGTCAATCATCTCCGATGCCGCATCCGATGCGCTCCGCATGGCCACCATGCGCGCGGAGTGCTCCGATGCGCCGGTGTCCAGGTACGCCTGGTACACCTGGAGCTCCACGAGTCGCGGCAGCATCGTCGAGAGCACTGCGTGCGGGCTTGGCTCCATGAGGATGGTCGTGGCACCGCGTGCGCTGGGTGCGCGCTCCGCATTTGCCGGTACGCCCGCCTGCGGCCCGAGCTCCGCGAATCGCTGGAGCGGGAGGAGTGTACGGACGATCGGCCGCTGTTGGAGTGCCGACATGAAGTCCGTGAACGCGATGCGGACGCTGGTCACCTCCCCGCGCGTGAACGCGTCCATGGCAAGCCGCGCGGCCGGACGGAGCTCTGCAATCTTTGGCGCGACGCTCTTGTCCGTGAACGATGCGACGAGCTCCCAGCCCTGACGCTTGATGAACTGCTCGGCCTTCTTCCCGATGGTGACAAACTGCACCCGCTGCTCTGCACGCTCCCGCACGTCGCGCTGGAGTGTCCGGAAGAGCTGTGCGTTGAACCCGCCGCAGAGTCCTCGATCCGATGCCATGACCATATACAGCACGCCGGCATCCGCGTGCGCACCGTCTGATGCCTGCCGGAGGAGCGGGTGCATCGCTTCTGTCACCACCCCCGTGAGCGATGTCACCATCTCCCACGCGAGATGCGCGTACGCGCGGGACTGCAACGCTGCGGCGACCGCGCGGCGCATCTTTGCCGCCGCGACCATCTCCATGGCGCTGGTGATCTTTCGCGTGTTCTGGACGGACGTAATCCGCCGCCTGATGAGTCGGGGTGATACGGCCATAACACCTGCTACGCGGCGCGCTCACATTGCGCGCCGTACTCCTCGAGCATCGCCTTGAGCTCGTCCTCACGTCCGTCGTCGAGCGTGCCGGACTCCTCGAGTGCCTTCCAGAGGCCGGCGCGCGTATCGCGGAAAAACGGTACGAGGCCGGCAATCCACTCCTGCATGCGTGCAAGCGCGATGTGATCTGCGAATCCCTGCGTTCCGGCGTAGACGTAGGCCACTTGGAGTGGGAGCGGACGCGGTGCGTACTGACCCTGCTTGAGAATCTCCACCAACCGTTGGCCCCGCTCGAGCTGCTTCCGCGTCGTCTCGTCGAGCTCACTCGCAAACTGTGAGAACGCTTCGAGTTCACGGAACTGCGCGAGTTCGAGGCGAAGCTTCCCTGCCACTTTCTTCATCGCCTTCCGCTGCGCGGCCGATCCCACACGGGACACGGACAACCCGACGTTCACCGCAGGACGCACACCCTTATAGAAGAGATCCGGCTCGAGGTAGATTTGACCGTCCGTAATCGAGATGACGTTCGTAGGAATATACGCCGACACGTCGCCCGCCTGGGTCTCGATGATGGGTAGTGCGGTGAGCGAGCCGCCACCGTGCGCGTCGCTGAGCTTCGCGGCGCGCTCGAGCAGACGCGAGTGGAGGTAGAACACGTCTCCTGGGTACGCCTCACGTCCGGGCGGTCGCTTGAGGAGGAGCGAGACCTGTCGGTACGCCCACGCGTGCTTCGAGAGGTCATCGTACACGACGAGTGCGTCGCGACCCTGCTGCATGAACCACTCGCCGATCGCGCAGCCGGAGAATGGCGCGACGTACCACAGCGCGGCCGGATCGGATGCGCCGGCAAGGACGACAACCGTGTACTCCATCGCACCGGCTGCTTCAAGTCGTGCGACGAGTTTTGCTACCTTGGACTCCTTCTGACCGATTGCGACGTAGATGCAGGTGAGATCCTTTCCCTTCTGATTGATGATCGTGTCAATGGCGATGGCGGTCTTCCCGGTCTGTCGGTCGCCAATGATGAGCTCCCGCTGCCCGCGTCCCACGGGGATCATCGCGTCAATCGCCGTGATGCCGGTCTCCACGGGCTGGTGCACGGACTTGCGCGTGATGACGCCGGGCGCCACGCGGTCAACGGGAAGCCGCTCCGTAGATGCGATCGGCCCCTTCCCATCCACGGGGTTGCCGAGCGGGTCAACAACGCGACCAACGAACGCCGGGCCGACCGGAACGGAGAGGACGGTGCCCGTCCCGCGCACGCGATCGCCCTCGCGCACCCCTGCGGTCTCGCCGAGAATGACGCAGCCCACCGCATCGTCGCCGAGGTTCAACGCGATGCCCATCGTGGGTTCCCGCTGATCTCCCGACCCCTCGTGCATGAACTCCACCATCTCCGCCGCCATGACGTTACGGAGTCCGGCAACGCGTGCGACGCCGTCACCAACATCCATGACCGTCCCGACATTCTCGGGGGTCGTGGTGGGCGTGAATGCGGCGATCTGTGCTTTCAGTTGTTCGACGAGCTGGTGGCTCATAAGATGTGAGAGGTCTAGCGCGTGTGGAGCGCGAGGTGGCGACGGATCCTCCGGAATCGTCCGGCAACTGTTCCGTCCCAAAGACGCGAGTCATTGATGAGCACGCGCAGACCGCCGATGATGGCGCGATCCTCGGTGAATTCCGCGCGCACCTCACCGCCAAGCTGCTCGCGGAGCTGTGTAACGATGCGCTCCTGTTGCTCCGTGCGGAGTGGGATGGCACTCGTCACCATTGCATGCACTACGCCGCCACGCTCGCGCGCGCTCGAGATGATCGCGCGGAGGAGCGACAACGCACGCCGTGTGACGAGCATCCGGATGACCGCGAACGCGTGCGTACTCACGCGATCCTGTACGACGCCGCGGATCACCTGCTCCCGCTGCGCGCTCGACACACCGCTCCGCGAGAAAAATGCCGCAATCGCCGGTTCCCGTTCAAGTATTCCCGCGAACGTTTCGAGATCGCCCACTGCACGGTCGAAGCTCGCAGCGTCTCCCGCGAACTCCCCGAGTGCGCGCGCGTAGTGTGTTGCGGTGATCGTCACAGTGTCGCGGTTTTCAATTCTCGGAGTGCCGCATCCACGAGCTTCTCGTGCTCCGCGGCCGTGAGCGCGTCCGCGGTGGTCTTCTCGGTGACGGCGAGCACGAGGTCGCCGATTTCGCCACGGACGGTCGCGAGCAACGCGGCGTGGACGCGATCCGCGTCCTCCTGCGCGTTCGCGAGAATGACGCTCGCCTCCTCGGTTGCGGCCAGCGTGCGCGTCTTGCGGAGCGTCTCTACCTCCTCCGCTGCTCTGACGAGCACCGCGGCCCGCTCTGCTGCCGCTGCGGCCTGGAGCTGCGTGCGCTCCTGCGCGAGGTCCGCCATGACAACTGTCGCACGCTCCGCGTTCGCAACGCCTTCCGCGATCGTCGCGCGTCGCTTCTCAAGCATGGCCAGCACCGGACGGTAGAGAAACTTCCGGAGGAGAAAAAAAAGCACGAGGAAATTGACGATCTGCGCGATGAGTAGCCGCCAGTCAATGCCCAAATTGGTGAGCAGCTCGCCCATGCTTACACGAACTTGATGATGAGCGCAATGACGAGCGCGTAGATGGCGATGGCCTCCGCGAACGCGATGGAGAGGATCATTGCGGTCTGCACCTTTGACGCGGCCTCCGGATTGCGACCGATGGCCTCCATCGCCGCTGCAGCGAGGCGACCGATAGCGAGTGCCGGCGCGATCGCACCAATCGCGATCGTGAACGCAGCAGCGAGCGACTTCACTGCCTCAACATTCTGAAGGAGGCCCGTTGCGGCCTCGCGAGCAACTTCGGTCGGCATACCTGATGCGTGACTGAACGGCTGGACGAATGAGAAACGAGGGCGTTTCTCGGTGCTCCAACCCTCTCAGTGCGTTAGTGCGCAGCGTGGTGCTGCGCAGCCATGTTCAAATTGACCAAGGTGAGTACTGCGAACACGAGCGCCTGGATGAATCCCACGAACAACTCGAGCAGGAGGAACGGGAGCGGGATCATGTAGGGCACGAGTGTCGTCACAACGATGAGGAGCACCTCGCCCGCAAAAATGTTCCCGAACAATCGGAAGGAGAACGAGATGACTTTCGCAAACTCGGAGATGAGCTCGAGAATGCCAACGAAGAAGCCGATCGGCCCCCGAAAGTTCACAAACTTCCCGAGGTGCGCCATGCCGCCCACCATCGTGACGCCGATAATCTGTGTCACCACCACGGAGAACAGCGCGATGGCGAGCGTCACGTTGAGGTCTGCGGAGGCGGAACGAATGAACGGGATGATGATTCTCTCACCGCGATGTTCACCCCACACACCAATCGTACCAAGTCCCGGGACGAGTTCAATCCAGTTCGACACGATGACGAACAGGAAAATCGTGGCGACGTAGGGAAAGAACTTCAGCGATCGCTCGCGGTCGTGCGTCACACTATCCATGAAACCGAGGAGTGCCTCCACCACCGCTTCCATGACGTGTGCCATCCCGCGTGCAGGAATCATCGCCACGCGCTTTCCCGCGCGGGAACCGAGCACCACGAGGACCACCGATACGAACACCGCCATGACGAGCGTGTTCGTCACCGGGAACGATCCCACGTGCGCAATCGGTTCTGCCGCGAGCGAGATGACCATAGCAAGCTAGTGCTTACCATCAGCGATCACGTCCTTGGCTTTTCGCACGACGAGGATGCTCGAAGCGATGAGCGAGAGGAGGATGCCTCCGAGGAGAAACCACGGTGACGTCCCAAACCGCGCATCGAGCGTGCGCCCGATGAACGCGAAAACAACAATCGGGATGGCAACGAGGTACCCCAGCTGAAACGCGAGCCCGAGTGCAGTCCAAGTCCCATCGTTCTTTCCAGTGTCGTCCATAAACGCAAAATGCGTCCACAGCGACGTGCTGTGGAATATCCATTGTCCTTGCCGCCGACTCATCCGTCAACGATGAAAACAAAAAACAGCTCAACCCAGCATCTTTTTGAATAGACGCTCTGTGTTCTCAACGCTCGAACGCGCGACCTCGTTGAGCGAGAGCTTCTTCTGCTCCGCGACTTTCTCTGCAACGTGTCGCACGTATGCTGGCTCATTACGCTCGCCGCGATGCGGATCCGGCGTGAGGTACGGGCAGTCCGTCTCCACATGGAAACGATCCATTGGCACATCGCGCACGACGCGCATGAGCTCCTCCTGGATGGCGAGCTGTTTCTTCGTTGGCCGGAAGGTGATGACGCCGGTGAATGAAATGTTGAATCCCCTATCGAGGTACCGCTGCGCCTGCTCCCACGTTCCGGAGTAGCAGTGGATGAGCCCGCGCGGCTGCGTGCCGTCCCACGCACCATACGCATCCCCGAGGATCCGGATGGTCTCCTCGTGCGCCGACGCATCGGGACCCTCGCCATCCCGCACGTGCACCATGAGCGGCAACTCCTCCTCGCGTGCGAGCGCGATCTGCTGACGGAACGTGTCCTCCTGGGTGCGCCGCACCTCCTGCGGCGCAAGCCCGTCAGGGATATGATAGAAATCCATACCGCACTCCCCGATCCCCACGGTTTTCGGATGGCGCGCGAGCGCACGGTACGCGTCGAGATCAAAAACCTCCTTACGCGTCCGAAACGCGATACCTTCCGCATCCTCACCCACCTCGTGCTGATCCACCAACGTGTCCACGAGGTGAATCGGGTGCAATCCTACCACCGCCCAAATGTGCTCGTACTGCTCCGCGTACGCCACCGCACGCCGCGACGTATCCATCTGCGATCCGACCGCAAGCATCCACACGCCATCACCATCCGCGCGCCGAATTACCTCTGCCGCGTCATCGTGATACGCATTGAAGTTGATGTGCGTGTGCGCATCAATGAGGAACGGGTGCATACTCCCTACAGCACCTCCCTCGTCAGCACGCTCTCAAGTTCGCGTACGATCGCGGGCAGGAGCGGGATGATGATACTCGCAACACCAACAAGCCAACGTGCAATGTCAGAACCGGCAATGGCCTCCGTCAAGCCAACACTGATCGGGAAACGTACCGCGAGCCACAGGACGCCACCGATGACGAGTGCGCCCTCGAGAAACCCGAAAATCGCACCCGCGAGCCGATTGATCGTCTTGAGAAATGGAATGATCGCGATGATGCGGAATGTCTTATCAATGAGGTAGAACCCAAACCCCACGAGCCGGTTGATGAGCACGAAAAGCACAAAGAAGATCACCACCTTCGCGAGGTTCACGTTTCCACCAAACAACCATCCAAAGTACTCCGCGATGGGCACAAAGAGCCGGCCGGCGAGGAACGCGCCCGCGATAACACCCACGAGCGTCCCCGCCGCGCGGATGAGCCCGGACCACAACCCGTAGAGCACAAAGCCACCGAGGATGATGAGGAGGATGAGCTCGAAGAAGGACATAGGCATTCAGTATAGCACGCTCCCTATTACGTCACCGCGACGATGCGGTAGTGCTTCACGGTTCCGTTGATAGTGACGGACACCTCGTCGCCAGCTGCACGCCCCAGGAGCGCAGCACCGAGTGGTGAACTGTAGGAGATGCGTCCGCGCCCGGGGTTTGTCTCCGAGGACCCAAGGATGGTGTACGTCCGCGGAACGCCGTCGCGCTCGATCGTCACCGTCGAACCAATGCTCACGCGCCCGCGCACCATGGGCTGGTCCTCGATGATGATGGCGTGATCCAGGCGATGTTGGAGCGAGAGGATGCGATTCTGGATGCGCGTGAGCTCCGCCTTGGCCACCGTGTAGCCCACGTTCTCCGACCGATCCCCCATCTCCGCCATGCGGTTGGCCTCATCCGCGGCCTCGCGGAGCTTGCGCGTACGCAAGTCCTCCAGCTCACGTCGAAGTCGCGCCGCTTTCTCTGCGGTGATGACGTAATCGCGCCGCTCCCGCGAACGCCGCTCCGCCTCGCTCTTCCGCTGTGGCACACGCATAGAGGTTTCCCTTGTCTCATCCCGTCACTCTCCGCGTACTCATCATCAGCCCCCCCAACACCTCGAGTTCCATCGTAGCGGAAACCATTAGGTTTCCACGTTTTCTGAAGGAGGTGGCGACCTGAAGGTACGCCGCTACGGGTCCCGCAGATGTCTCTAGGGTACCTCAATACTTCCCCAACTCCTCAAGCGTATCATCCGACGTACCAAAGTGGTGAGCAATCTCATGGCGGAGCGTGTGGGCGATCTCGCGCTGCAATAGTTCAGGGTCATGCCCAAAATCCTGTTCCAACACCTCCTGGAACAGAACAATACGATCCGGAAGCATCGGCTCGTCAATGGTGCGATCCACCTGCGCGACACCTTCGTAGCACGCGTACATGGTCTCGCCGTCCGGCACCGCGCACTCCCGCAACTGCTCCACGGTCGGCGCGACCTCAATAACAACCGCCACATTCCGTAACCGCACACGAAACTGCTCCGGAATATCCTCCATGGCGCAAGCGACAAGTTGATCAAATGAGGAGCGCATAGATGTGTTGGGGCGTCTACAAAACCGTGTCACCTGTATTGGTGTGCCGCCCCATGTTCTCTCACGATTTCTCCAACACGATTTCTTGAGATATCACATCCGACTGTTTTTCTCTACCGACGTTTGCGGCGTACAAACCAAACAACCGCGAACACGAGAGCAGCAATTCCGATCATCGCTATGATAATCGGAAGGACGATCAAAACGTAATGCCACCACTCCCACTGTTCGATCGGCGTAGACACGACATCAGAAAGTCCCGGTCTCCGAAAAAGAGGCCGGCGCGGCCGCCATGCAAGCGCATCATGCGCAAAGCTCGCCCACAGGACGAACACACTCCCCATCACCATCCACGATCGCCGTATACGTCTCATCATACGTTCATGGAGAGCAACATCCTACGTGCTCAGCGGAGACACTTCCGGGGAGAATCCGGCAGTGCGCACTACTGCTGCAACCTCGGCCGACGATTCCGTTTCCATGAGTGCGGCGCGGAGCTCTGCTGCGCCGTGGAAGCCGGAAACATACGCCTTGAAGTGCCGCCGCATGACGGCGAAGCTCTTGTGCGGGAGAATCTGCTCGAAGAGTTGCGCGTGCTCCACCATGACGCGCAAGCGCTCGGCGAGTGGTACATCCTCAATGAGCACATCATGACTGAAGCACCACGGGTTCCCAAAGATGGCACGCCCGAGCATCGCGCCGTCGGCATGCGAGGCGATGACGCGTTCCCGTGCATCCGCAAGGTCGTCCACATCTCCATTTCCGAGGATGACGGTGGAGACGCCCAACGCATCGCGCAGCCGCACGGCTTCCGCAACATGTTCCCACCGCGCCGGAACCAGCGACATCTCCTTCCGCGTCCGCGCATGGAGCGTCACCGCGGCGAGATCCTCCGCGAGGAGCGCGGGCAGCCACGTCGCCACCTCGTCGCGCGCGTACCCAATGCGCGTCTTCACGGAGACGGGCAGTCCCCCCGCCCCACGCTTTGCCGCGCGAATGATCTCGCGCGCGAGCGTGGGGTTCTTCATGAGTGCCGCACCTGCGCCACACGCCTCCACGGTACGATCCGGACACCCCATGTTGATATCCACGCCGTCAAACCCAAGCTCCACTGCTACCGCAGCAGCGTACTCCATCATAGCAGGATCCGCCGTGAAGAACTGCGCGACGATGGGCCGCTCGCTCGCACTGAACATGAGGTCGAACATGAGCGGATTCTCCGCATCCGGTACCCCACGCTTCACGCGCGTGTGCCACAGCCCATCCGCCGAACAGAACTCCGTCCACAGCACATCCGGCTTCCCATACCGCGCGATGACACGCCGAAACGCCGCGTCCGTGACATTCGCCATCGGTGCGAGTGCCATGATCGGCCGCGCGAGTTTCTCCCAGAATGATTCCATACCCCTTCACCTCCCCGCACGCCTCACCACATCGAGGTAATACCGCTCCACCTTCGCCCGCGCCCACGGCGTCTTCCGCAAAAATGTCAAGCTCGACTTCACGCTGGGCTCACTCAAAAAACACTTCACCCGAACCCGCCGCCCCAACTCCTCCCACCCCACATGCTCGACAAGATACTCCAGCATCACCTGGAGCGTTTTCCCATGGAGTGGATCGCGAGGAGGGGCATTCATGAGCACTGATGATACGAACAGCGCCTATACAGTTTTTTTCCGAAACCGCGAAACCGTGTCAAGTCCACTTATCTTAGAATCTTTTTCTGAGAGAAGCACCCCGACATGCTGTCGGGGTGCTGAAGACGGGACCGCTTGAGAGCCCTAGTAACCCCGAAGCGGGACATCCGTCCGCAAGAAGTCCTTGAGCTCGCGCGTCCCGTCATCACCGAGACGCAAATTCGGAACCTCCGTGGTGATGTGCGCGCCACCTCCGGCGAACGTGACGTGCGAGTTCCCCGAGCCCCTGAAGACAGTCCCTCCGTCGAAACGGCTCACCACCATCTCGTCGCGCAGGCGTGCCGCTCCGGCACAGTGCGTCCCTGGATGTGGGGCCCCACATGTGAAGCAGATTCCACCGACACCTCCCATCTTACTCCTCCTTGTTCACCCCTCGAGATCAATCTCAGATGAACGCTATCATCATCTCATCTTCACGCATCGCTCGTCAATGGGAACCGTAGAAATCGAGAGTAAGAGGAGTGAACGGGGTTATGAGTGGTGGACACGCGCAGAGGTTGGTGGTATGTTCATCATGTGACGGACACGCACCTTCCACGCTCGATCCAACGGAGGAACATCATGGGCAGTATCGAGAAACAGATCCGAGAGTACATCGCGAGTCATTTTCACGACCGCACCATGCCATTTCCGGGGTACCTCGACGAGGTCATGGGGGTACTGCGGCCGCTCTGCATCATCGCGGCAACGGGTGAATACCCGCTGGCACAGGCAGATGCGGTGAATCTGGAGCATGTTTCAGACGCCATCGCCACGGCAATGGGGCGCGCAGTGAAGAGCGTCGTGATGGCTTCCGTATCTCGTCCGTTCCCACCACCCGATTGGATGAGCGCCGCGGTGTACCAAGACCATTGCGTGAGCACGTTCTGGGACGAGATCCTCGCATCCCTCCAAGGAACCCTCGGCGGTATCCTTGGAGCACAGTACAGTGCTCGGTATGGGTACGATCGCCTCGCAGCCATCCGTGACGTCTGGCAGGAACATGTAGGAGTTTCCATCGGCGTTGCGGCCATACGAAAGCTCGGGTGGGGAAATGCCCTCTCGTCGGGAGCGCAGATCCGCGTTCCTACCCTCGAACAGCGCATTGCGGAGCTCGGCGTCATCCAGGGAGGTGTGCTCGTTCCGTACCTGGCTGCAGCGACTGTCGGCGATACCGATGTACTCGAGAATCTCTACCAACTCGTCCTCCTGCTCCCAGAGGTGCTCGTACTCGGGGAGCGAAGCGATGCGCCGGGTGTCTGGATCGCACTCGCTGCCTAGCGACGGATCCGAGCAAAGCCCATGACGGAAACATCAGCGTCCCGCCCCTTCACAGGGGCGGGACTACTTTTACAGCAATGGCGTCGGTCCTACTCTCAGTCATCCATGGCTGTCATTTTTGTATCTGTTGGCAATCAAAATTCGCTCTTACGTATTGACGGGCTATACGGGGAGTACTGTTCAGTCCTTAGATTTTTCGTACTGCGAAGTCACTTCCGGGTTCTGGATTTCCGAACACCGCGCCTGCGGATGCGGAACAATCGCCAGCGTAGCGCAGCGAGAGCTCAAAACCGGGATTCGCCGGATCGCCACTGCTTCCTGGAGCGAATACGAGCGACCCCGCAGATTTTGCGAAGATGTTTTCGACGACAGGAACGCGCATCGTTTTTGCGCCGAGCTGCAGTTCGATCTCCGCGCCCCATGCGATGCCAAGCGTGATACGATCCCGTTCCGTGAACGAAGTTTTCACGTTGCCGTAGTTGTCAATGTGCAGCACAATGAACTCCGGCGGCATGAACGGAACATGGTCAAGAGAGAGCGTCGCACCCGTGACCGCGGCGACGTTGCCATCCATAACCGCACCGACGACCGCAGGAAATACGTCCCGTGATCGAAACTGGCTTCCCTCTGCGCTACACTGTGCGAGTGCAAGCGCGGTGATCCGTTCGCGAACGAGCGACAAGCAGTTGCCGGCGTTTGGCGTGACCACGCGTGCGCCCGTGTCCAGTGTTGCGATGACGAGCGGCGCGCCCGCTGCAGCAACGACACCGTTTTCGGTCTGCGTACGCGGGTCAGTGTTCAGGAAAAACGTCGTATCCGCCCCGCGACCCGCAGGGATACCGCGGTGGAGCTGTGCGAGGAGAAATGCGGTATGGATGGTGTTAAATGGTCGCGTCGCAACAAGATCCACCGTGAACGGGGTGGTTGTAGCGCGGCGCACTGCGAGGATGGCCTCCGTGGAAGCGAGACCGTCACTTCCGTAGTCGGCAATGAGGATGAGGTGTGGCATGAATATCACTGTACGTGAAACGAAAAGCGGC
This genomic interval from bacterium contains the following:
- a CDS encoding VF530 family protein, yielding MNAPPRDPLHGKTLQVMLEYLVEHVGWEELGRRVRVKCFLSEPSVKSSLTFLRKTPWARAKVERYYLDVVRRAGR
- a CDS encoding SAM-dependent chlorinase/fluorinase — encoded protein: MPHLILIADYGSDGLASTEAILAVRRATTTPFTVDLVATRPFNTIHTAFLLAQLHRGIPAGRGADTTFFLNTDPRTQTENGVVAAAGAPLVIATLDTGARVVTPNAGNCLSLVRERITALALAQCSAEGSQFRSRDVFPAVVGAVMDGNVAAVTGATLSLDHVPFMPPEFIVLHIDNYGNVKTSFTERDRITLGIAWGAEIELQLGAKTMRVPVVENIFAKSAGSLVFAPGSSGDPANPGFELSLRYAGDCSASAGAVFGNPEPGSDFAVRKI
- a CDS encoding GreA/GreB family elongation factor codes for the protein MRVPQRKSEAERRSRERRDYVITAEKAARLRRELEDLRTRKLREAADEANRMAEMGDRSENVGYTVAKAELTRIQNRILSLQHRLDHAIIIEDQPMVRGRVSIGSTVTIERDGVPRTYTILGSSETNPGRGRISYSSPLGAALLGRAAGDEVSVTINGTVKHYRIVAVT
- a CDS encoding tRNA-dihydrouridine synthase, which gives rise to MESFWEKLARPIMALAPMANVTDAAFRRVIARYGKPDVLWTEFCSADGLWHTRVKRGVPDAENPLMFDLMFSASERPIVAQFFTADPAMMEYAAAVAVELGFDGVDINMGCPDRTVEACGAGAALMKNPTLAREIIRAAKRGAGGLPVSVKTRIGYARDEVATWLPALLAEDLAAVTLHARTRKEMSLVPARWEHVAEAVRLRDALGVSTVILGNGDVDDLADARERVIASHADGAMLGRAIFGNPWCFSHDVLIEDVPLAERLRVMVEHAQLFEQILPHKSFAVMRRHFKAYVSGFHGAAELRAALMETESSAEVAAVVRTAGFSPEVSPLST
- a CDS encoding metallopeptidase family protein — its product is MRSSFDQLVACAMEDIPEQFRVRLRNVAVVIEVAPTVEQLRECAVPDGETMYACYEGVAQVDRTIDEPMLPDRIVLFQEVLEQDFGHDPELLQREIAHTLRHEIAHHFGTSDDTLEELGKY